One Candidatus Poribacteria bacterium DNA segment encodes these proteins:
- a CDS encoding sigma-70 family RNA polymerase sigma factor, whose translation MADTKYPTTLFTPTQLENIDDCEFVERVQNGDTEAFNPLVLKYQGKIYNLIYLRVQDRETARDLCQDVFLKAFQGLPRFRWDSTFYSWLYQIAVNCSIDFLRKRNRQSVLMFEALPIDTDSELPMAQTRPCPAEALESEELGRIIRQAIRRLSPGQRRVFRLRYRRELPIKEIALRLNRSEGTVKTHLYHAHRRLRSMLLPYLRNEPLEWMRES comes from the coding sequence ATGGCAGACACAAAATACCCCACTACTTTGTTCACACCAACGCAATTGGAGAACATTGATGACTGTGAGTTTGTTGAGCGGGTTCAGAATGGAGATACAGAAGCGTTTAATCCACTGGTTCTGAAATATCAAGGAAAAATATACAATCTGATTTATCTGCGTGTTCAGGATCGGGAAACGGCGCGGGATCTCTGTCAAGATGTATTTCTCAAGGCGTTTCAGGGGTTGCCGCGCTTCAGATGGGATTCGACGTTTTACAGTTGGCTTTACCAGATTGCTGTCAATTGTAGCATTGACTTCCTGCGAAAACGGAACAGGCAAAGCGTCCTTATGTTTGAAGCGTTACCTATTGACACCGACAGTGAGCTGCCTATGGCACAGACCCGTCCTTGCCCTGCTGAGGCACTGGAAAGTGAAGAACTTGGACGTATTATTCGTCAGGCGATTCGCCGACTCTCACCCGGACAGCGACGCGTTTTTAGACTGCGCTATCGAAGGGAACTCCCGATTAAGGAGATCGCACTCCGTTTGAACAGGTCGGAAGGCACTGTTAAAACGCACTTATACCATGCGCATCGGCGGCTGCGAAGCATGCTCCTGCCCTACCTACGGAATGAACCGCTCGAATGGATGAGAGAGTCTTAA
- a CDS encoding LamG domain-containing protein gives MKVVMANLILACFGLIVLSLMFAGVSSAEFDLKTVAGMWLFDEGKGDTAMDSSENGKDGELVNGPKWTKDGKFGAALEFDGNESKGHVVVGNLGLAGEVTLVLWANPSDAADDDRLISNISGPTNPAFTTRFQSGAVEVWSSAWKPVIPDFDDNKWGHYAFVFDGEGNVTGYYNGKEGDTVADSYTFTEIGIGANFLDQWGQYFSGQFDEIAFFSVALTEDDIGVLVTKGLKSALAVYPAGKLATTWGNIKASP, from the coding sequence ATGAAAGTCGTAATGGCGAATTTGATACTCGCGTGTTTCGGTCTAATTGTCTTAAGTCTGATGTTTGCTGGTGTTAGCAGTGCCGAATTTGATCTGAAAACTGTTGCCGGGATGTGGCTCTTTGATGAAGGCAAGGGTGATACGGCGATGGATTCTTCTGAAAATGGTAAAGACGGAGAACTTGTGAACGGTCCAAAATGGACAAAAGACGGTAAGTTTGGAGCGGCGTTGGAATTTGATGGAAATGAGAGTAAAGGGCATGTCGTTGTCGGGAATTTGGGCTTGGCCGGAGAGGTTACATTGGTTTTGTGGGCAAATCCGAGTGATGCCGCTGATGATGATCGGTTGATATCGAATATCAGTGGACCGACAAACCCGGCTTTCACAACTCGGTTCCAAAGCGGGGCGGTTGAAGTCTGGAGTAGTGCATGGAAACCCGTCATTCCAGACTTTGATGATAATAAATGGGGACACTATGCGTTTGTGTTTGATGGTGAGGGAAACGTAACTGGCTATTACAACGGTAAGGAAGGGGATACGGTTGCCGATTCCTATACTTTCACGGAGATCGGTATCGGTGCGAATTTTTTAGATCAATGGGGTCAGTATTTTTCCGGTCAGTTTGACGAGATCGCGTTTTTCAGTGTCGCACTGACTGAAGATGATATTGGGGTCCTCGTGACAAAAGGACTCAAGTCGGCATTGGCGGTTTACCCTGCGGGTAAATTGGCGACTACATGGGGCAATATAAAGGCGAGTCCATAG
- a CDS encoding DNA methyltransferase yields the protein MSNDEDLILDRFCGCGTTLIAAEELKRYWIGIDFTHFAMDSPLYCPM from the coding sequence TTGTCAAATGACGAAGACCTTATCCTCGATCGGTTCTGTGGATGTGGCACAACACTCATCGCCGCTGAAGAACTGAAAAGATACTGGATAGGGATTGATTTCACCCACTTCGCTATGGACTCGCCTTTATATTGCCCCATGTAG
- a CDS encoding DNA methyltransferase, with amino-acid sequence MYQNRTLVRGDNLEEMRKFPDECIDLIATDPPFNSNRDYFVPFRDQHGQEPDALVKAFADTWTWGESAEEAYQHLLVEEGGQIGETIRGLRQFLNETPMMAYLVMMTVRIVEMHRILKDTGNLYLHCDSTASHYLKIVLDAVFKPQQFRNEIIWQRTSTHNDGKQYGRIHDTILFYSKSDKRVWNPVYTELDPAYKKKKYRYEDERGIYRIDNLYAQGVTQKGVSGHPWRGVNPSPSGNHWRAPRRNSWPEGVEPPENYETLSVHEKLEVLDTKGLIHWPKKGSIPGFKRYLSTSKGRRVQDIITDIKQLGKRSPEKTDYPTQKPIELYKRIVAASSNENDLVLDPFCGCGTTLMAAEAQNRHWIGIDVTYLATGAVKLQIEKFFPQLRNEIITTGTPENVEQALELANTNSQGFEEWCVTHVLKFKSNAKKVGDRGIDGRFTFPLGKIKGKQAYGKAVAQVKGGNYSLGHIRDFRTAMQNEEAELGIFVVTRPPSSGMRTEASRAGTYRHPFYDMETPRLQIYEIQNHFRGIPPRLPFGERAVL; translated from the coding sequence ATGTACCAAAACCGAACATTAGTCCGCGGTGACAACCTCGAGGAAATGCGAAAGTTCCCCGACGAGTGTATAGATCTGATTGCCACCGACCCGCCTTTCAATTCCAATCGCGACTACTTCGTTCCGTTTCGCGACCAACACGGACAAGAACCCGATGCACTTGTAAAAGCATTTGCCGATACTTGGACGTGGGGCGAATCCGCAGAAGAAGCATATCAGCATCTTCTCGTAGAAGAAGGTGGCCAAATCGGGGAGACCATCCGAGGACTTCGGCAATTCCTAAACGAAACACCTATGATGGCTTATCTCGTGATGATGACTGTAAGAATCGTGGAAATGCACCGGATCCTCAAAGACACCGGAAATTTGTACCTTCACTGTGATTCGACAGCCAGCCATTATCTCAAAATTGTTCTGGATGCAGTTTTTAAACCACAGCAATTTCGCAATGAGATTATCTGGCAACGAACCAGTACACATAACGATGGCAAACAATATGGAAGAATTCACGACACGATTCTATTTTATAGTAAAAGTGATAAAAGAGTGTGGAACCCTGTCTATACAGAACTCGATCCAGCATATAAAAAAAAGAAGTACCGATACGAAGACGAAAGGGGAATTTATAGAATTGACAATTTATACGCTCAAGGTGTAACTCAAAAAGGAGTATCAGGTCATCCTTGGCGAGGTGTAAACCCAAGTCCCTCAGGCAACCATTGGAGAGCACCACGGAGAAACTCTTGGCCAGAAGGTGTTGAACCACCTGAAAATTATGAAACCCTTTCGGTTCACGAAAAACTTGAAGTGTTGGACACTAAAGGATTAATTCATTGGCCCAAAAAAGGCAGTATCCCAGGTTTCAAACGATATTTATCGACGTCAAAGGGGCGAAGAGTTCAGGATATTATCACGGATATAAAACAACTTGGAAAAAGGTCTCCAGAAAAAACCGATTACCCCACCCAGAAGCCGATCGAACTCTACAAGCGCATTGTCGCAGCCTCATCAAATGAGAACGATCTTGTCTTGGATCCGTTCTGCGGATGTGGCACAACATTGATGGCAGCTGAAGCACAGAACAGACACTGGATCGGGATCGATGTAACATATCTCGCTACAGGAGCCGTAAAACTCCAAATTGAGAAATTTTTCCCACAACTGCGGAATGAGATCATAACCACCGGCACACCCGAGAATGTCGAACAGGCTTTGGAACTTGCAAACACAAACTCACAGGGATTCGAGGAATGGTGCGTTACCCACGTCTTGAAATTCAAATCAAATGCCAAGAAAGTAGGAGACCGCGGAATTGATGGTAGATTTACTTTTCCCCTCGGAAAAATAAAAGGAAAACAGGCTTACGGCAAAGCCGTCGCGCAGGTAAAAGGAGGAAATTACTCTCTCGGACATATCCGAGACTTCCGCACCGCCATGCAGAACGAGGAGGCGGAGTTAGGCATTTTCGTGGTAACCCGTCCGCCATCAAGCGGTATGCGGACAGAAGCAAGCCGTGCTGGGACCTACCGACATCCATTTTATGACATGGAAACCCCACGTCTACAAATCTACGAGATCCAAAACCATTTCAGAGGCATCCCCCCAAGACTCCCCTTCGGCGAAAGAGCCGTGTTGTAA
- a CDS encoding alpha/beta hydrolase, translating to MCTRLKLLRAIFVVVILIMGVSVSEAEDRVVGHWEGHIEIPGQPLAVKVDLTIKDTDWSGTIDIPVQSAEGLPLSEIHVEEDDEGVNVKFSIRGVPGNPTFDGQLQEAVISGTFSQGIAKFDFRLSREVVPDPVRPQEPKPPFPYQIEEVVFQNGAVSLAGTLTVPPGDSPFPAVLLISGSGLQDRDETVFGHKPFWVLADYLTRAGIAVLRVDDPGIGASTPHPEPPTTADFATDVEAGVAFLKGDDRIGRVGLIGHSEGGLVASIVASRQDNIDFVVLMAGPGVPGAELLRKQNERIFDAMGIAGERKQNLLTLLERLFTTLTSDMAEDEMRQGVDEIVRQQFEINGVPREQHDETQVQAAVDQALNPWMRYFLSFDPRPALAAIKVPVLALNGELDVQVDVDQNLTAIIAAFEKGGNQNVTVHRLPKHNHLFQRAETGLINEYAAIEETISPEVLDLIRDWVLSVTQ from the coding sequence ATGTGCACAAGACTCAAGCTACTCAGGGCAATCTTTGTTGTTGTGATACTGATAATGGGTGTCTCGGTTTCGGAAGCAGAAGACCGTGTTGTAGGACATTGGGAGGGACATATTGAGATTCCGGGTCAGCCGCTTGCTGTAAAAGTAGATCTCACTATCAAAGACACCGATTGGAGCGGAACCATCGACATCCCTGTACAAAGTGCGGAGGGATTGCCGCTGTCTGAAATCCACGTTGAAGAAGACGATGAGGGGGTAAATGTCAAGTTCTCCATTCGTGGTGTGCCGGGGAATCCGACCTTTGATGGACAACTGCAAGAGGCGGTCATCAGTGGTACATTCAGTCAAGGTATCGCTAAATTTGATTTTCGTCTCTCCCGTGAGGTCGTTCCCGATCCCGTGAGACCGCAAGAGCCGAAGCCGCCGTTTCCTTACCAAATCGAAGAGGTTGTATTTCAGAACGGTGCTGTCAGTCTTGCTGGTACTCTGACGGTGCCTCCAGGTGACAGTCCCTTTCCGGCAGTGCTGCTTATCTCTGGTAGTGGCTTGCAAGACCGTGACGAAACTGTGTTCGGACACAAGCCGTTTTGGGTGCTCGCTGATTACTTGACTCGTGCAGGTATCGCCGTGCTTCGTGTTGATGATCCCGGCATCGGTGCATCAACACCGCATCCAGAGCCGCCAACGACAGCGGACTTCGCAACCGACGTAGAGGCGGGGGTGGCATTCCTCAAGGGAGATGACCGTATCGGTCGTGTTGGGCTGATTGGGCACAGTGAAGGGGGTTTGGTCGCATCCATCGTCGCCAGTCGTCAGGACAACATTGACTTCGTGGTACTGATGGCGGGACCTGGTGTCCCCGGTGCTGAGTTGCTACGCAAACAGAACGAACGTATCTTTGATGCCATGGGAATTGCGGGTGAACGTAAACAGAATTTACTAACACTTCTTGAGCGGTTGTTTACAACCCTAACCTCAGATATGGCAGAAGACGAGATGCGTCAAGGGGTTGATGAAATTGTCCGTCAGCAGTTTGAAATCAACGGTGTTCCTCGTGAACAACACGACGAGACGCAAGTCCAGGCAGCAGTGGATCAGGCACTGAACCCGTGGATGCGCTACTTCCTTTCCTTTGACCCTCGACCCGCGCTTGCGGCAATCAAGGTACCCGTCCTCGCCCTCAACGGTGAACTGGATGTGCAGGTCGATGTCGATCAGAACCTCACTGCTATCATCGCAGCTTTTGAAAAAGGCGGTAATCAGAACGTTACCGTACATCGTCTGCCGAAGCACAATCACCTGTTCCAACGTGCTGAGACGGGCTTGATTAACGAGTATGCTGCTATTGAGGAAACTATCTCACCGGAGGTTTTGGACTTGATTCGGGACTGGGTGCTGTCGGTGACGCAATGA
- a CDS encoding M81 family metallopeptidase yields MRIAVGCIGHETNTFSPVVTTIDNFKKGSYHRGDAIITAFRGTRTITGGFLDIAAQLNLQPVPLLWAFATPSGMVAHAAYQTLKEEFLTLLQNAGDLDGVLLDLHGAMVTDALEDAEGDLIQAVRERVGATPIVTTLDLHANITAKMADYSDIIIGFDTYPHVDCYERGFEAGQLLFGMNEGKIQPTMVYRQLPLLTAPPAQCTMKPPMTGVIEALHALETEPGVVTATLSMGFPFADITDAGVSVLVTTNGDTALADAYADRFASKIWDMREQFTFNLHTVEGAIEIANQTDGRPIVLADGADNPGGGGPCDGTTILQKFIAADVQDAVVAVIADPESIGQAIEAGVGNNVQLNVGGKTDTQHGTPLTLTGYVKTLSNGRFTLKGPMGRGTAGNMGRTAVIQIGGVEIVLTERRIQPYDAEVLRSVGIEPQTRKLIALKSAVHFRADYTPIAHQILDVDTPGVHSPNLFSYDYQKVRRPIYPLDSSVIYGK; encoded by the coding sequence ATGCGGATTGCAGTCGGTTGTATCGGACATGAAACGAATACATTTTCACCCGTCGTGACAACTATTGATAACTTTAAAAAGGGGAGTTACCATCGCGGTGACGCAATTATCACAGCGTTCCGAGGCACCCGAACAATTACGGGTGGTTTCCTTGACATCGCAGCGCAACTCAATTTACAACCCGTTCCACTCCTGTGGGCATTTGCGACACCCTCTGGCATGGTAGCGCATGCCGCTTATCAAACGCTTAAGGAAGAGTTCCTCACGCTTTTGCAGAACGCCGGAGACCTTGACGGCGTACTTCTCGATTTACACGGTGCGATGGTAACAGACGCACTCGAAGATGCAGAAGGGGACTTGATTCAGGCGGTGCGCGAAAGAGTCGGTGCGACACCGATTGTTACAACGCTCGATCTGCATGCCAATATCACCGCTAAAATGGCGGACTACTCCGACATTATTATCGGGTTCGACACCTACCCACACGTAGATTGCTACGAACGCGGGTTTGAAGCCGGGCAGCTCCTCTTTGGTATGAACGAAGGCAAGATTCAGCCGACGATGGTATACCGTCAACTTCCTTTACTGACCGCACCCCCTGCACAATGCACAATGAAACCCCCAATGACGGGTGTCATCGAGGCACTTCACGCCCTTGAAACCGAGCCGGGTGTCGTAACGGCAACCCTCTCTATGGGTTTCCCGTTTGCCGATATAACGGACGCTGGCGTTTCAGTCCTTGTTACGACCAACGGGGATACGGCACTCGCTGATGCTTATGCTGACCGGTTCGCCTCCAAGATATGGGACATGCGCGAGCAGTTCACATTCAATCTACATACCGTTGAAGGCGCAATCGAAATCGCCAACCAGACAGACGGCAGACCGATTGTCCTCGCCGATGGGGCGGATAACCCGGGTGGTGGCGGTCCCTGTGACGGCACAACGATTCTACAGAAGTTCATAGCAGCAGACGTGCAAGATGCTGTGGTAGCGGTGATTGCAGACCCTGAATCGATTGGACAAGCCATCGAAGCAGGCGTTGGAAACAACGTCCAACTGAATGTCGGCGGGAAAACGGACACACAACACGGCACACCCCTAACGCTCACGGGATACGTCAAAACACTCTCTAACGGCAGATTTACCCTTAAGGGTCCGATGGGGCGGGGCACTGCTGGGAACATGGGAAGAACGGCTGTTATTCAAATCGGCGGCGTTGAGATTGTCTTAACGGAAAGGCGGATCCAACCTTACGATGCCGAAGTGCTTCGGAGTGTCGGGATTGAACCGCAGACGCGTAAACTCATCGCCCTCAAATCCGCTGTCCATTTCCGAGCAGACTACACCCCAATCGCACATCAGATTTTGGACGTAGACACCCCTGGCGTTCACAGCCCGAACCTTTTCAGTTACGACTACCAAAAGGTCCGACGACCGATCTATCCGCTCGATTCAAGTGTTATTTATGGAAAGTGA